Within Actinoplanes sp. L3-i22, the genomic segment CGCGGTGATCGACGGGCCGACCGTGACCGGCAGCGACACGGTGATCGTCCGGCCGGCCGCGATGCTGACGTTCTGGCAGGTGATCGTGGTCGCGCCGGCGACACAGGTGCCGCCGCCGGTGGTGCTCACCGGGCCCAGGGCGTACCCGGTGGGCGGCGCCGGGACGGTGATCGTGGTGCCGGCGGCGACCGCCGCGCCCGCGTTGGTGACCTGGACCGTGGCGGTCGCCTGGGCGCCACCGGGGATCGCGGTGGCCGGGGTGATCGCCAGGCCGCCGGCCAGGTTGACGTCCGGGCTGCCGATGGTGAGCAGGCGCCCCTGGCCGGTGACCGGGGTGCCGTTCAGCGGCGCGGTGATCCCGGCCAGGTCCCAGTTGGTGCCGACCGGGGTGTTCGCGGTCGCCGACGTACGGACGTTCACCGTCACGTTGTCACCCCCCGGCACGGTCACCGGGTCGCAGACGATGTTCGACGCGTCGACCGTGCACGGGTTGCCGCCCACGTCCGCGGAGTCCACCGTCACGCCGGCCGGCCGGTTCCCGATCGGGATCGTGATCCGCGCGCTCGCGTCGGACGGCCCGTCGTTGGTGATCCGCACCCCGCCGGTCGCGGTCTTGCCGGCCGGCAGGGTCACCTGGTTCACCGTGACCGAGCCGCTGCCGGTGCTCCGCCCCACCGCGTCGACCAGCGCCGGCGTCGTCGCGTTCGAGATGGTCATCTTGGCCGACGGCGACGCGGCGATCGGAATGCTGGTCGCGGTGATGTCGCCGGCGGCCGGCTTCCAGTCGGTGGTGTTGCTCGCCGCGGACGCCTTCAGCTTCACCGGCAGCGAGACCTTCACGCTGCCGTTGCCGGGGATCGTCACGCCGCTGCAGACCACGTTGCTGGAGTCGGTGGTGCAGGTGCCGCCGCCGGTGACGGTGGGCTGGTCCAGGACGTACTGCGAGCCGGGCAGCGGGATCTTGACAGTGGTGCCCGGGGCGGCCGCGTCGCCGGTGTTGGTGACCGTGACGGCCGGCGTGCCGGACTGCCCCGGGGCGAGTTGCACCTGGTCGACGGCGATCGTGCCGAGCTTGATGGTGCCGGAGCAGACCGACTCGGCGACCACGATGCTGCCGTTGGCGATCACCGCGAGGCCGCCGTTGAGCAGGCTCACGTCGATCGCCCGGAGCGTGTAGTCGAACTGGCCGGTGCCGGTGTTCCAGACCGCGGTGCGCTTGTCGATGGTCACGCTCGCCACCTGCGGGATGTTCAGCCCCAGGTTGATGTCCGGGTTGGCGATCGACTGGCCGCCGACCTTCAGGTTCGCGACGTTGACGGTGGTGGAGATGCCGGTCGCGTTGATGATGCAGGTGGTGGAGACGGCGTCGGCGCCGACGCCGTTCGCGCCGAGCAGGCTCAGGCCGGCGACGCTCGAGTTCGCCCGGCCGCCGCCGCTCGCCGCCGGGCCGGCCATCGAGGTGATCGCGCCGGTGGTCGCGATCGAGGCGAGGCCCAGACCGACGTTGACGCTGGCCACCGTCTGGCTGGCGGTGGTGTTGCTGCCGTCGGACCAGGCCTGGGCGGAGGTCGGCCGGCTGAGGGTGAGCGGCGGTAGCAGCAGGTTGCTCAGCGCACTCACGCTGACGCGCAGCGCCTGCGCGGAGGTGGACAGACTGCCCGCGGCGGAGGCCGAGAACGGGTGGGCGCCGAGCGTGAAGGCCAGGACCACCACCACGATCAGGGCGAAGACTCGTTTACCCAGCACGGGCTGCACAGGAACCACGGAGCCATCTTCAGCGCCCGGGCAGTGAAAAACCTTCACTTCCAGGATGTTCGGACGAATCTGTTCCGTACAGCCTGAGCTGCGGAAACTTGCCCGGGGACAAGCTTGCTCAGGGGCAAGGGTTCGACGACTGTCGGGCTATCGCCACGGTGATGCCATCGATGATCGTCTTGGGCAGCACGAGCACGGCCCCGCCCCCGGCAGCAAGCAACGCGGCCGCCTCAGCCACACTCGGCGTCCCGACCGCAGCCGCGACCCGCCCACTCAAGGCCGCCGCCACCCGCCCGCTCGCGGTCGCCGCCACCGGCCCGCTCGCGGCCACCACCGCCGGCTCGCCCGAGGCCGCCACCGGCCGCCCGCTCGCCGCCGCCCGCTCGCCCGCGGCCGCCGCCCGCTCGCCCGCGGCCGCCGCCGGCTCGCTCGCGGCCGCCGCCAGCTCCGCCGCGGTGAAGGCGGTCAGGCGCCAGCCCGCGGCCCGTGCGAACGCCCGCACCCCGGGCTCGGCGGCCCGCCGGTCCAGAGTGGCCAGCACGCCCACCTCGGCCCGGTCCACACCCGCCGCGGCCAGCGCCGCCGCGACCCCGGCCGCGAACACCGCCGGGCCGGTCCCGGCCCGCGCGCCGACCCCGACGACGATCACCCCGCGGCCGTACCCACCAGCCGCGCCGCCAGTCCACGATGGCCGGCCCAGTGCAGGTGCAGGTAGGACGCATGCACGGTCGCCGACGCGAAGCCCTCCGGATCCCCGCCCCGCCACGCCCAGGCCGCCCCGGACGCCGGCGACAGCAGCACCCCGGACCGCGGATGCACCGTCGTCCGGTGGAACTCGTGCCCGGTGACCCTGGTCCCGGCCGGCGCGAGCGGGCTGTCCGACAGCGCGACCGCGTCCCGGTAGCCGAGGGTCAGCGTCGGGGTCATCGCCGCCTCGGCGTCCAGCACGCCGCACATCGGCGCGCCGTCCAGGCTCCGGCTCAGCCACAGCAGCCCGGCGCACTCGGCCGCGATCGGGAAGCCGGCCGCGGCCAGCTCCCGCACCGACTTGCGCAGCGGCTCGTTCGCGGACAGCTCGGCCGCGTACACCTCGGGGAATCCGCCGCCGACGACCAGCGCGCGGGTGCCCGCCGGCAGCGACTCGTCGCGCAGCGGGTCGACGGTGACCACCTCGGCGCCGGCCCCGGCGAGCAGCTCGGCGGTCTCCGCGTACGCGAAGGAGAACGCCGGACCGCCGGCCAGCGCGACCCGCGGGCGGCCCGGCACCGGGGCCTCCGCCTCGGGGCTCCACGGCGTGGCCGGCAGCGCCGGGGCCGACCGTGCGACCGCGGCCACCGCGTCCAGGTCGACCGAGGCGGCGATCAGGGTGGCGAGCGCGTCCACCGAGGCCAGTGCCTCGGCCCGGCGCTCGGCCGCGGGCACCAGCCCGAGGTGCCGGCTCGGCGCGGCGACCGCGTCGGCCCGGCGCAGCGCGCCCAGCACCGGGGTGCCGACCTCCTCGCAGGCGTCGCGCAGGATCTGCTCGTGCCGGTCCGAGCCGACCCGGTTCAGGATCACCCCGGCCAGCCGGACGGTGCCGAAGCTGCGGAAGCCGTGCACCAGGGCGGCCACCGAACGGCCCTGCGCGGCGGCGTCGACGACCAGGATCACCGGGGCCCGCAGCAGCTCGGCGACCTGCGCGGTGGAGCCGGTCTCGCCGGCCCCGGTCCGCCCGTCGTAGAGGCCCATCACGCCCTCGACGACGGCCAGCTCGGCGCCCTGCGAGCCGTGCGCGAACAGCGGGCCGATCAGCTCCTCGCCGACCAGGACCGGGTCCAGGTTGCGGCCCGGCCGGCCGGCCGCGAGCGCGTGGTAGCCGGGGTCGATGTAGTCCGGCCCGACCTTGAACGGCGCCACCGGCACGCCGCGGCGGGCGAACGCGGCGAGCAGCCCGGTGGCCACCGTGGTCTTGCCGTGCCCGGAGGCGGGCGCCGCGATCACCACCCGCGGGATCGTCACCATTCGATGCCCTGCTGTCCCTTGCGGCCGGCGTCCATCGGGTGCTTGATCTTGGTCATCTCGGTGACCAGGTCGGCGGCCTCGATCAGGTCCGGGTGCGCATCCCGCCCGGTGATCACCACGTGCTGGGTGCCGGGCCGGTTGGTCAGCACCTCGATCACCTCGGCGACGTCCACCCAGCCCCACTTCATCGGGTAGGTGAACTCGTCCAGCACGTAGAACCGGTGGGTCTCGGCGGCCAGGTCCCGCTTGATCTGCGCCCAGCCCTCGGCGGCCTCGGCGGCGTGATCCCTTTCGGTCCCGGCGCGCTGGATCCAGGACCAGCCCTCACCCATCTTGTGCCAGGTGACCGGGGTGCCGTTGACGCCGTCGAGCGCCTTCAGCGCGGTCTCCTCGCCGACCTTCCACTTCTGCGACTTGACGAACTGGAACACCCCGATCGGCCAGCCCGCGCTCCACGCCCGCAGCGCCATCCCGAACGCGGCCGTCGACTTTCCCTTGCCCGGCCCGGTGTGCACGGCGAACACCGCCTGCCGCCGGCGCTGCCGCGTCGTCAGCCCGTCGTCGGGCACGGTCGTCACTTTCCCCTGCGGCATCGAAAAACCCTTTCCCGTACGGCGGTGGCCGCCGCCCCGGCTGCTGCTTCAGCGCGGTGGCGGCGCTGTCCCGCGTGCCCCGGCGTCCGCTGATCGGTCGCGGTCAGCTTCCACCAAAAACCTCAATTCACCGGTACGTCGTGACCATCGCCCGCGCCACACCGCCCGGCCCGCTGTTCCCTTCCGTCCCCGGCCTCGGTGACCACCTTCGGGTCGGCCCCAGGGGCAGAGTCAAGCGGCGATCACGAATTTCCGCGGTCAGGCCGCGCGGCGGTACGCCCGGTCCCCCGGAGCCGCGGCACCCGCGGCCGGGCCGGTCCGCCCGGTCACGCCCGCGGCCGAGCCGGTCTGCGCGGTCGCGCTCGCGGCCGGGCCGGTCTGCGCGGTCGCGCTCGCGGCCGGGCCGGTCCGCGCGGTGGCGGCTTCGAGCTGGTCGAGCGGCATCACGTCGGCCCGCAGCGCGGCGGCCAGCCGACCGGCCAGGCCCAGCCGGATCGGACCGGACTCGCAGTCGACGACCACCGCGGCCACCCCGGACAACGCCGGCGCCAGCAGCAGCGGATCGGGCCCGCTGGTCGCCCGGCCGTCGGTCACCAGCACCAGCAGCGGACGCCGGCGCGGGTCACGGCGCCGCTCGGTGGCGATCGTCCGGGCGGCGGCGCGCAGGCCGGCGGCGAGCGGCGTGCGCCCGCCGGTCCGGAGCGCGGCCAGCCGCATCACCCCGACCTCGTGACTGGAGGTCGGCGGCAGCACCACCTCGGCGTCGGTCCCCCGGAACGTGATCATCCCGATCCGGTCCCGGCGCTGGTACGCGTCCCGCAGCAGGGACAGCACCGCGGTCTTGACCAGGGTCATCCGCTTGCGCGCGGCCATCGACCCGGACGCGTCCACGACGAACAGCACCAGGTTCGCCTCCCGCCCGACGTGGATCGCCTCCCGCAGGTCGCGGGGCTCCACGCCCCACCGGAGCCCGCGGTCCAGCGCGCCCCGGTGCAGCGCGGCCCGCAGGGTGGCCGGCAGGTGCGGGGCGCCGCCGAGCTTGCCGACCGGCTTCCGGGACCCGATCACCCGGCCGCGGCGCGCGTAGGCCGGCGACCGCTTCCCGGTGTGCCCGCCCCCGCCGAGCGCGGAGATCCGCAGGGTGCGGGGGCGGAAGGCGGGGCCGGCGCCGGCCGCGGCCGGCTGCTTCCCGCCCACCGGAGCGGTGTCGTCGGTGTTCGGCGGGGCATCCGTGAGCGGCGGCGTGCCACCGGTCCCGGAGCCGTTCGGCGGAGGATCCCCGGCCGGGCCGCCGCCATCCGGTCCGCGATCGGGGCCGCCGTCCGGGCCGCCGTCGTCAGGCCCGTCCGTGTCCGGGCCGCCGTCGTCGGGCCCGTCCGTGTCCGGGCCGCCGTCGTCGGGGCCCAGGTCCGGGTCCTCGCCGTCGGTGTCCTCCTGCGCCTGGCGCTCCGCTTCGGCGAGCGCCTGGTCCAGCTTCTCCTCGTCGGTGCCCGGCGGGTCCAGCGGGTCGGTGCGCCGGCGGTGCGGCAGCGCGAGCCGGGCGGCGTCCGCCACCTCGGCGGCGGTGACCAGGTCCCGGCCGTGCCAGGCGGCCAGCGCGACCGCGCACCGCGCCACCACGATGTCCGCCCGCATCCCGTCCACGCCGTAGGCCAGGCAGATCCGCGCGATCCGGTCCAGCTCGGCGTCCGGCAGGACGACCGTCGGCAGGATCGCCCGGGCGGCCGCGATCCGCGTCGCGTACTCCCGCTCGTCGGCCGCGAAGCGCTCCGCGAACGCGGCCGGGTCCAGCTCGTAGGCGAGCCGCCGCCGGACCACCTCGGCCCGCAGGCGGGCGTCCCGGGGCGCGGCCACCGTCACCACCAGGCCGAACCGGTCGACCAGCTGCGGGCGGGGCTCGCCCTCCTCCGGGTTCATCGTGCCGACCAGCAGGAACCGGGCCGCGTGCTTGACCGACACCCCGTCCCGCTCGACGTGCGCCCGGCCCATCGCGGCCGCGTCCAGCAGCAGGTCCACCAGGTGGTCGGGGAGCAGGTTGACCTCGTCGACGTAGAGCACCCCGCGATGGGCGGCGGCGAGCAGGCCCGGCTCGTACGCCTTGACCCCGTCGGCGAGCGCCCGCTGGATGTCGAGGGTGCCGACCACCCGGTCCTCGGTGGCGCCGACCGGCAGCTCGACCAGCGTCGCGGGCCGGTACGCCGCCGGGGTGTCGGCGGCGTGCGGCCCGTCGGGGCACTCCGGGTCGGGCGCGGCCGGGTCGCACGCGAACCGGCAGCCGCGCACCACGGTGACCGGAGGCAGCAGGCCGGCCAGCGCGCGCACCACGGTGCTCTTGGCGGTGCCCTTCTCCCCGCGGACCAGGACCCCGCCGACCGCCGGGGACACCGAGGTCAGCA encodes:
- the cobO gene encoding cob(I)yrinic acid a,c-diamide adenosyltransferase, whose amino-acid sequence is MPQGKVTTVPDDGLTTRQRRRQAVFAVHTGPGKGKSTAAFGMALRAWSAGWPIGVFQFVKSQKWKVGEETALKALDGVNGTPVTWHKMGEGWSWIQRAGTERDHAAEAAEGWAQIKRDLAAETHRFYVLDEFTYPMKWGWVDVAEVIEVLTNRPGTQHVVITGRDAHPDLIEAADLVTEMTKIKHPMDAGRKGQQGIEW
- a CDS encoding cobyrinate a,c-diamide synthase, whose product is MVTIPRVVIAAPASGHGKTTVATGLLAAFARRGVPVAPFKVGPDYIDPGYHALAAGRPGRNLDPVLVGEELIGPLFAHGSQGAELAVVEGVMGLYDGRTGAGETGSTAQVAELLRAPVILVVDAAAQGRSVAALVHGFRSFGTVRLAGVILNRVGSDRHEQILRDACEEVGTPVLGALRRADAVAAPSRHLGLVPAAERRAEALASVDALATLIAASVDLDAVAAVARSAPALPATPWSPEAEAPVPGRPRVALAGGPAFSFAYAETAELLAGAGAEVVTVDPLRDESLPAGTRALVVGGGFPEVYAAELSANEPLRKSVRELAAAGFPIAAECAGLLWLSRSLDGAPMCGVLDAEAAMTPTLTLGYRDAVALSDSPLAPAGTRVTGHEFHRTTVHPRSGVLLSPASGAAWAWRGGDPEGFASATVHASYLHLHWAGHRGLAARLVGTAAG
- a CDS encoding VWA domain-containing protein encodes the protein MTADARAWTPAGREHPVTTPYPFSAVVGLDDLRLALLLTSVSPAVGGVLVRGEKGTAKSTVVRALAGLLPPVTVVRGCRFACDPAAPDPECPDGPHAADTPAAYRPATLVELPVGATEDRVVGTLDIQRALADGVKAYEPGLLAAAHRGVLYVDEVNLLPDHLVDLLLDAAAMGRAHVERDGVSVKHAARFLLVGTMNPEEGEPRPQLVDRFGLVVTVAAPRDARLRAEVVRRRLAYELDPAAFAERFAADEREYATRIAAARAILPTVVLPDAELDRIARICLAYGVDGMRADIVVARCAVALAAWHGRDLVTAAEVADAARLALPHRRRTDPLDPPGTDEEKLDQALAEAERQAQEDTDGEDPDLGPDDGGPDTDGPDDGGPDTDGPDDGGPDGGPDRGPDGGGPAGDPPPNGSGTGGTPPLTDAPPNTDDTAPVGGKQPAAAGAGPAFRPRTLRISALGGGGHTGKRSPAYARRGRVIGSRKPVGKLGGAPHLPATLRAALHRGALDRGLRWGVEPRDLREAIHVGREANLVLFVVDASGSMAARKRMTLVKTAVLSLLRDAYQRRDRIGMITFRGTDAEVVLPPTSSHEVGVMRLAALRTGGRTPLAAGLRAAARTIATERRRDPRRRPLLVLVTDGRATSGPDPLLLAPALSGVAAVVVDCESGPIRLGLAGRLAAALRADVMPLDQLEAATARTGPAASATAQTGPAASATAQTGSAAGVTGRTGPAAGAAAPGDRAYRRAA